The genomic interval AATGAAAGGGGACAAAAACTGGaagaggggagggggaggagcGGTAACGGGCTGGGACAAAACCGAACCCGACGGAAAAAACAAGCCCGAAAACCAGACAGCCAAGCGCGAATCTTCACGCAACGGCGGACGGCCAGCGATTTGAATGTTGACGAATTTGAATAACAGTTGACTGTAAAATAGCAAATTCGAACAATAAAGGTAGAAAAAATGCAGCACAAATCTCAGAGCAAAAATCGACGGCCAAGAAATGGACTGACCAAACTGAAAAAAAAGCTAAAGTAAATTAATAATCACAGTACCGCGTCTCAAAGCAACGATAATCTTGGTCTTCAACTTCACTACATGCCGGCCGGTGGCACGCACGGCCGGGTCACCGCGACAATGTACGTGCCGCCGCTCCTTTCGAAGAACCACCACACGGTCAGGCTACAACTCTACATTAAGCTTGTTCATCCCGCCATCGGCGTGGGCGCCATCCCGCCGCTCTAAGACAAGCAGCTTCACTCGGGCCTCGACGCGGGCGGGATCGCGCCGCCCCATCGCCATCTTCACGGCCACCTGCTCCAGCTTCGTCAGCCTGCGCAATATCGTCCGCAGCGCCACCTCGGTGCGCGCGCCGTCCTCGAGCGCCACCCGCATCTGCCCCCACATGCCGCCATACATCTCCTGGAGGACCTCCTGGCACTCGCGGCCAGGGTAGAGTTGCTCCAGCGTGCGCGGCCGCCCATGGTGTCCCGGCGCCGCCTCCGGCTCGACTTCTTCCGGCGACTCCTTCCTTGGCTCGAGCTCTTCCAGGGATTTCTCGGTGCGTCTTAGCGTGACCGCCAGCTTCGAGTAGGTGGTCTCGAACTCCCACGCGTCCCTAAACGCGGAGACTCTGCCGCTCTTCGTCTTCCGGTCGTGGTTGGCGCGGGGTTTCTTTGCCGCGCTCGGGCTCGGCTTGCCGGCGGGGGCGGCCTTGCGCTTCGGTCCGTGCTCCGGCTCCTCCTTTGCGCGGCGCCGCGTCAGAAAGTCACGCCCGGCCGTCGGCAGCGGCAGGGAATCCGTGGAGGCGCGGGGGGGGAGCCGAAAACCTCGAGGGCCTTCGCGTAGATTTGATGCGCGTTCAGCGTCCCCTCCATCTCCACGTTGAACAGAAGCACCAGCAGCATGTCGTAGAGTCCGGCGTCCGCCATCTTCACCCGCTCCAAGAACCGCATGGGCCCGGCGCACTCGGCGACCGTGCGGCGGTGCTCCCTCTTGGGCCgcttcggcggcggcgcggcggcgacaGGGTCTTCACGGACGGCTTTGGCAGCTTGGTGGTGGCTGGGACGGCCGAGAAAGGCGTCGAAGCGCTGGAGGAGGTCGGGATGGCCCCGGAGGATGGCGTCCGCCCTGGCCAGGACGGCGTGGGTGTCGGCGGTCTCGCCCCTGCCCAAGCAcgcgaggaggtggaggagcTCTGCGTGGATGGTCTGGCTGGACGCGAGGCCGGCTTTGATATGTTGTATGAAGGATAGGGCGGCGTTGAATTGGCTCGCCGGAATCTTGTCCGGCAGTCGCGCCATGGCAGGCCGGCGGTGTTTGCTTCTGGTGCGGTGGGCGGTGGTTGATCGGCCTATTTATTGCCCAGGACATGACAAGAGTTTTAGTAGGACTCGTACTACCGAATCGCACTGCAGGTTTTGTTTTTTTAGACAAGAAGAATCACACTGCAGGTGGGACATAAGGCATAGTGTTGGGCTCTTCGATCGGCCCACCTACCGGAAAAGTGTAGAACCAGAAAAAAGAGACCATGGAAGGACGGCTGCCGGCCCGAACAAGAGATGGACCGGCAAGGACCCATACCCATAAAGGGATGGTTGGGGAATTGTGGGAGGCCACTCCGTTGGTGGTAATTTGTCTAAAAAAAACTCCGTTGGTGGTAATATATATAGCTACAAAATTCTTCTAAAAAAATAATCATATACTCCCTTTGTCTTAAAAAAAATGTCGGAACTTTGtgctaactttagtacaaagttgagactcttattttgggacggagagAGTAGCTACAAAATAAGGGAAATCATTGCGATCACCCGACCGATAATGATGCATACGTCCGCCGTCTCCATGGCTGTCGGATCTAATTCTTAATAGATAACTAGAAGCAGCGTATTATCTAAATTAGGTTTTGCAACTGAGTTGTTGCAACCTCTCCCACCGCAACAACTGGTGTATTGCgggatctgaatccccatccccTCTAGAGCAGTGGCTGCCCGTGCTCCTCCCAAGCTTCCCGTTAAGTCGACGCCTCCTCGCGCTGCTTGGACCGCCGCCCGCTCCGCAATGAACGTCGGCCGTCGCGCTACACCTGAACTCGAGCTGCATCCGCTGTCCTAAGGGAGCACCGGTGTCCGCGTCCACAGCAAGGAGCTGCGTTTCCCGTCGCTCCGCCGTCCCGAGGGATCACCGGCCTTTCTTTCGGGCGACGTGGTCGCTGCTTGCTGCTAGCTACAACGAGTTTCTGCAGCCAGATCTTTGGTGCAAAAATAATGGTAACAAGACCTCGGATAAAAAAAATTAAATTCCAACGAGACCTCTATTGCAAAAAAAAATTGCAACAAGATATTTGTTGTAAAAATAATCCGCAACTTGATTTATGTTGCAAAATTTTCTGCAACATAACCCATGTTGCAAAACAATTCTAAAACACAGCATGTGTTGCAATGATAGAAGGTGACCCTTGGCCACTCGTTCCGTCAAACCCGACCGCTCGCGAGGCGACAGAGCTTTTAAAAATATCCGCCGGCCGATGCGTAGCAGCTCCCATAAAATAAATCATGTTGAGTTCCTTTTGTTGGACGTGGGGAGAATGTTATAATTTGCAGGAAGAGGAAATTTAAGAAATTCTCATTCAAAAAACAGTTTTTTGAATCATTTCGAAAGGCATTGTTTGTACAGTGGAAAAGTTGGGCTCCATCTCCAACCTGGTTGAGCCGAACCATTCCATTCCTCCATTCCCCAGCACACACCTAGATCCAGCAACCACACCATGGCAGCAGCGCCGCCGGCGCTCCCGGACGAGCAagatcatcctcctcctccgcctcccaCCCGACGACCCGGTCTGCCTCCTCCGCGCCTCCCTCGTCTGCAAGGCCTGGGGTTGCGTCGTCTCCCGCCCCGgattccgccgccgcctccacgaGCTCCACTGGGCACCCCCCCGTgctcggcttcctcctccaggaCTGGAGAAACAAGCGCGTCCCCCGCTTCAACCCCATCACCGCTTCGTCCTTCTCCCTCGCCGTACCAGAGTAAGGGTCCTGGCTGGCTGCAATTATCTTATTCTATTTGAGAACTGTTATTATATGCGTCTCCAGTACTCCATAATTTGAGTACTAGCTAGTTGCAAATATCTCATGACTATGCAGCTTACTCGCATAGCACTTCATAATCTGTGCAAACTCCAGCCAGTTGTTAGAAAAGGCAGTCAACAGAGCGAAGTTAGCACCTTGTGTCATCAAATTGGTTGACAGAATAATTGTAGTTGTGTTGTCTAACATCGTAACCCCtttttatttttacatttttgcTAAAAATCAGTCGACTGATTTTGATTTGGCTTTAAGTCAAATTTTGAGGCGTTGATTCAGTCTGAATCTTGGCGCACCGGTGTGTCTGTGTTCCACGTGTGAGAGGGGTTTTGGGGATCAAGATGTGGGCTATTGGGTTCTGGTTTTTTCTTCCACCTGGTCTGAACCCGCGCCCGTCCCCCGAGGGGAAGGATGAAGGCGAGTTTTCCCGGCGGGAGCTGCAGGGATGGATGGTAGGGCAGCGGAGCTGTCCCGTCTGGCGAGGCATCACCGTGTGCCGGTCGGTGGGTGCGGAACcaggtttagggtttagggttcgCTGTCGTCGGTGGGGAGGAAGGTGCGACCATCAGTGCACATTATTATCGTTGTTTTATTATTTCTTTAGTCATCAGTATTTTTGTTGTTTTATTATTTTCTGAATTTCATTGTCTTATTATTACTTCAGTACTTCAGTCTTCAGACTCATTCTTTCAAATTCAGTTTGTTGATCTTCAGTGCACATGTTTATTCATTATTCAGCAAGTCCCTTCTCACTTAGATTTTCATTTTTCAAATCCCTACTTATCAGTCATTCCTCAGTCTATCAGGTTTCTTGTTTTTTATTTCAGTCCTTCAGTATATATGTCCTCAGTTTTCTTCTGTTTCAGATTTATGTATTTTGTCCTTCAATTTTTAAAATCACTCTTTCTTCAGTCTTTCAGTCCTACCTTCTCAGTCATCTTCAGTATTCACTGAACATCAAGACTATGCGATCAGGCCAGGTTTGGGCAAAGGTTTTTCCAGTGTTCGTTTTTTGACGTTCTGTCACTATCTAGGATTGTTCAGATTTTCCCTTTTTTTAGATAACATCGCCACAACTTTATCATTATTATTGTTCCTCACATGAGGATTTGGTTCTTCAGTTTCGTCAATAGTTTCAGTATTAGGTGTCATTTTCATCAGTTTCCTCACTAGTTTCACTGTTCGGTGTCATTTTCTTCAGTTTTGTCAGAAGTTTCAGTGTTAGGTGTCATTTTATTTGGTTGTGCCAGTTACCGCATAGGTAGGTTAGTTAGCTAGTTTAGCAAGTTTTCAGACAGTTTTCTGAATATCTAAATCTCCCATTTCACTTCTTTAGTCTTCATTTTATTTCTTCACAATGATTTTCTTTTTTAGTCCTTCTTTTCCCGGTTATTATTTCTTCATTTTTCCAGATTAGATACACGCTGGAAATGCATTGAATGGAAGTGTCAGTGTTGTTGAATCCTACCATGATGAGATACATGTTTGAACGTCAGAGATACAACTCACAGCAAAATCATTTTTGCAGGTCTGCGCAACAAGCCTGCTGACATCCGCGTCGCTTCCAGTGACTGTAGCAGCCAAGAAGGAGCTGCCTGTTTGTGGGGGCGGGTCTCAAGACGGAGCTATTTGGGCTTGAAGGTTAGGTCAATTTTTAGGCATTCAGTTCGGTCCAATTGCAGGCTACGTTTTGCTCTGCCTCTCTTTTTGTGTGTTTTTCGCAACGCTCTAAGAGCTTTAGTTTTGTTATATACAACGGAGTAGGGCCCTGCGGATCCTCTTATTTCTTTTGAATGTTTTTTTTGCAGGAGTTCATTGCCCCCCTCCGTGTGGACTGATTAACACTTCTTCAAAGGGACAGCTAGGTACCCCCTTTTTTAATTTATGTTTTCAGTTTGTGTCATCTTTATGTCAGTCAAATTCAGTTTTCCTTTCAG from Triticum urartu cultivar G1812 unplaced genomic scaffold, Tu2.1 TuUngrouped_contig_7547, whole genome shotgun sequence carries:
- the LOC125531592 gene encoding protein enabled homolog, which codes for MAAAPPALPDEQDHPPPPPPTRRPGLPPPRLPRLQGLGLRRLPPRIPPPPPRAPLGTPPCSASSSRTGETSASPASTPSPLRPSPSPYQSLRNKPADIRVASSDCSSQEGAACLWGRVSRRSYLGLKEFIAPLRVD